A single region of the Catharus ustulatus isolate bCatUst1 chromosome 35, bCatUst1.pri.v2, whole genome shotgun sequence genome encodes:
- the LOC117009693 gene encoding uncharacterized serine/threonine-protein kinase SBK3-like — translation DEDEEQVAEAQERLLQALMARTARELPQRELEQDWAVLGELGSGSYGRVLLAEPRDGGARVALKLLSKERTARCGFLREFCTHLCLRGALTCVQVLPLAFETPTEFGFAQELAPAGDLCGLLTPGVGLPEPQVKRCAAQVSSALSYLHGHALVHRDLKLDNVLAFDRECHLVKLGDFGLTRVLGWQVRPARSPAPYAAPELWHLRAGEARLRLEPALDTWAFGVLLFALLTGRFPWSSPAHSD, via the exons gatgaggatgaggagcaggtGGCAGAGGCTCAGGAGCGTCTCCTGCAGGCGCTGATGGCGCGCACGGCGCGGGAGCTGCCCCAGCGGGAACTGGAGCAGGACTGGGCCGTACTGGGAGAACTGGGCAGCGGCTCCTACGGCCGGGTGCTGCTGGCCGAGCCCCGGGACGGAG GTGCGCGCGTGGCGCTGAAGCTGCTGTCCAAGGAGCGCACGGCCAGGTGCGGCTTCCTGCGGGAGTTCTGCACTCACCTGTGCCTGCGGGGGGCGCTCACCTGTGTCCAGGTGCTGCCGCTCGCCTTCGAGACCCCCACGGAGTTCGGCTTCGCCCAGGAGCTCGCACCTGCCGGGGACCTGTGCGGCCTCCTCACACCTGGG gtggGTCTCCCGGAGCCGCAGGTGAAGCGCTGCGCCGCCCAGGTATCGTCCGCCCTGTCTTACCTGCACGGCCACGCCCTGGTGCACCGCGACCTGAAGCTGGACAACGTCCTGGCCTTCGACCGCGAGTGTCACCTGGTCAAGCTCGGCGACTTCGGCCTGACGCgcgtgctgggctggcaggtgcGGCCGGCGCGCAGCCCCGCCCCTTACGCCGCACCTGAGCTGTGGCACCTGCGCGCAGGTGAGGCGCGGCTGCGGCTGGAGCCCGCGCTGGACACCTGGGCGTTCGGCGTGCTGCTCTTCGCGCTGCTCACCGGCCGCTTCCCCTGGAGCTCACCTGCACACTCCGAC